One genomic region from Calypte anna isolate BGI_N300 chromosome 8, bCalAnn1_v1.p, whole genome shotgun sequence encodes:
- the ZNF326 gene encoding DBIRD complex subunit ZNF326 isoform X3: MDYGEDMDRDYGHGGYGGPRSMDSYLNQSYGMESHGGGGGGGGGGGNRFGPYESYDSGSSLGGRDLYRSGYGYNEPEQSRFGGSYGGRFDNSYRNSLDSFGGRNQGGSSWEAPYSRSKLRPGFMEDRGRESYSSYSSFSSPHMKPAPVGSRGRGTPAYPESGFGSRNYDAFGGPSTGRGRGRGHMGDFGGMHRPGIVVDYHNKPSPAAVAARGIKRKMIPQPYNKPGGTFVKKPKMTKPVLKLSQKKSPNMKTSFQDSAVEEIEVDTSGAVVIYEDFTRDAYDLGYQTFGDGKGEGKSEEEEKRRIEARREKQRRRREKNSEKYGDGYRMAFTCSFCKFRTFEEKEIESHLESAAHQETLDHIQKQTKFDKIVMEFLHECMVNKFKKTAMRKQQTSNQTENAQAAEKDIMEGVTADDHMMKVETVHCSACSVYVPALHSSVQQHLKSPDHTKGKQAYREQIKRESVLTATSILNNPIVKARYELYVKGENPFEMNDQVQEQQAEEEEKADEPAEAEEEEEEEEEEETEEQTDFTLDHTEDN; this comes from the exons ACATGGACCGTGATTATGGGCATGGAGGCTATGGTGGCCCACGATCCATGGACTCTTACCTTAACCAATCCTATGGGATGGAGAGTCATGGAGGTGGAGGcggaggaggtggtggtggtggtaacAG GTTTGGACCTTATGAGTCTTACGACTCCGGGTCTTCTCTGGGTGGGCGAGATCTGTACAGATCTGGCTATGGTTATAATGAACCCGAACAAAGCCGCTTCGGAGGTAGTTATGGTGGTCGATTTGACAACTCCTACCGGAATAGCCTTGACTCTTTCGGAGGTAGAAACCAGGGCGGGTCTAGCTGGGAAGCACCTTACTCCCGTTCAAAATTGAGGCCTGGGTTTATGGAggacagaggaagagagagtTACTCTTCCTACAGCAGTTTTTCTTCACCCCATATGAAGCCTGCACCTGTAGGCTCTCGGGGGAGAGGAACGCCTGCTTATCCTGAAAGTGGATTTGGAAGCAGAAACTATGATGCTTTTGGAGGACCATCAACAGGCAGAGGCCGAGGCCGAGGA CATATGGGAGACTTTGGAGGAATGCACAGACCTGGAATTGTTGTTGACTATCATAACAAACCCAGTCCTGCAGCAGTTGCTGCACGagggataaaaagaaaaatgataccaCAGCCATATAACAAACCTGGTGGGACGTTTGTTAAGAAACCCAAAATGACAAAACCTGTTTTGAAGCTGAGCCAGAAGAAATCACCTA ACATGAAGACATCTTTCCAGGATTCTGCTGTAGAG GAAATTGAAGTGGACACAAGTGGTGCAGTTGTTATATATGAAGACTTTACAAGAGATGCTTATGATCTTGGGTATCAGACTTTTGGAG ATGGCAAAGGAGAAGGTAAaagtgaggaagaagaaaagcgACGAATTGAGGCcagaagagagaagcaaaggCGTAGAAGGGAAAAGAACAGTGAAAAATATGGTGATGGATACAG AATGGCATTTACTTGCTCATTTTGCAAATTTCgaacatttgaagaaaaagaaattgaatcACATCTGGAGAGTGCAGCTCATCAGGAAACATTGGATCATATCCAGAAGCAAACCAAATTTGACAAAATAGTGATGGAATTTCTTCAT GAGTGTATGGTGAATAAATTCAAGAAGACAGCTATGCGTAAACAACAGACAAGTaaccaaacagaaaatgctcaagctgctgaaaaagataTCATGGAag GGGTTACAGCTGATGACCATATGATGAAAGTTGAGACTGTTCACTGCAGTGCTTGCAGTGTATATGTTCCTGCATTACACAGTTCTGTTCAGCAGCACTTAAAATCTCCTGatcacacaaaaggaaaacaa GCCTACagagaacaaataaaaagagagagtgTTCTTACTGCCACCAGTATCTTGAATAATCCTATAGTCAAGGCACGATATGAGCTGTATGTGAAG GGTGAAAATCCATTCGAAATGAATGATCaggtgcaggagcagcaggcagaagaagaggagaaagctgATGAACCAGCTGAggctgaggaagaagaggaggaagaagaggaagaagaaactgaagagcaAACTGACTTCACTTTAGACCACACTGAAGATAACTGA
- the ZNF326 gene encoding DBIRD complex subunit ZNF326 isoform X2 — MHCGVNMPSGSVSDMDRDYGHGGYGGPRSMDSYLNQSYGMESHGGGGGGGGGGGNRFGPYESYDSGSSLGGRDLYRSGYGYNEPEQSRFGGSYGGRFDNSYRNSLDSFGGRNQGGSSWEAPYSRSKLRPGFMEDRGRESYSSYSSFSSPHMKPAPVGSRGRGTPAYPESGFGSRNYDAFGGPSTGRGRGRGHMGDFGGMHRPGIVVDYHNKPSPAAVAARGIKRKMIPQPYNKPGGTFVKKPKMTKPVLKLSQKKSPNMKTSFQDSAVEEIEVDTSGAVVIYEDFTRDAYDLGYQTFGDGKGEGKSEEEEKRRIEARREKQRRRREKNSEKYGDGYRMAFTCSFCKFRTFEEKEIESHLESAAHQETLDHIQKQTKFDKIVMEFLHECMVNKFKKTAMRKQQTSNQTENAQAAEKDIMEGVTADDHMMKVETVHCSACSVYVPALHSSVQQHLKSPDHTKGKQAYREQIKRESVLTATSILNNPIVKARYELYVKGENPFEMNDQVQEQQAEEEEKADEPAEAEEEEEEEEEEETEEQTDFTLDHTEDN; from the exons ACATGGACCGTGATTATGGGCATGGAGGCTATGGTGGCCCACGATCCATGGACTCTTACCTTAACCAATCCTATGGGATGGAGAGTCATGGAGGTGGAGGcggaggaggtggtggtggtggtaacAG GTTTGGACCTTATGAGTCTTACGACTCCGGGTCTTCTCTGGGTGGGCGAGATCTGTACAGATCTGGCTATGGTTATAATGAACCCGAACAAAGCCGCTTCGGAGGTAGTTATGGTGGTCGATTTGACAACTCCTACCGGAATAGCCTTGACTCTTTCGGAGGTAGAAACCAGGGCGGGTCTAGCTGGGAAGCACCTTACTCCCGTTCAAAATTGAGGCCTGGGTTTATGGAggacagaggaagagagagtTACTCTTCCTACAGCAGTTTTTCTTCACCCCATATGAAGCCTGCACCTGTAGGCTCTCGGGGGAGAGGAACGCCTGCTTATCCTGAAAGTGGATTTGGAAGCAGAAACTATGATGCTTTTGGAGGACCATCAACAGGCAGAGGCCGAGGCCGAGGA CATATGGGAGACTTTGGAGGAATGCACAGACCTGGAATTGTTGTTGACTATCATAACAAACCCAGTCCTGCAGCAGTTGCTGCACGagggataaaaagaaaaatgataccaCAGCCATATAACAAACCTGGTGGGACGTTTGTTAAGAAACCCAAAATGACAAAACCTGTTTTGAAGCTGAGCCAGAAGAAATCACCTA ACATGAAGACATCTTTCCAGGATTCTGCTGTAGAG GAAATTGAAGTGGACACAAGTGGTGCAGTTGTTATATATGAAGACTTTACAAGAGATGCTTATGATCTTGGGTATCAGACTTTTGGAG ATGGCAAAGGAGAAGGTAAaagtgaggaagaagaaaagcgACGAATTGAGGCcagaagagagaagcaaaggCGTAGAAGGGAAAAGAACAGTGAAAAATATGGTGATGGATACAG AATGGCATTTACTTGCTCATTTTGCAAATTTCgaacatttgaagaaaaagaaattgaatcACATCTGGAGAGTGCAGCTCATCAGGAAACATTGGATCATATCCAGAAGCAAACCAAATTTGACAAAATAGTGATGGAATTTCTTCAT GAGTGTATGGTGAATAAATTCAAGAAGACAGCTATGCGTAAACAACAGACAAGTaaccaaacagaaaatgctcaagctgctgaaaaagataTCATGGAag GGGTTACAGCTGATGACCATATGATGAAAGTTGAGACTGTTCACTGCAGTGCTTGCAGTGTATATGTTCCTGCATTACACAGTTCTGTTCAGCAGCACTTAAAATCTCCTGatcacacaaaaggaaaacaa GCCTACagagaacaaataaaaagagagagtgTTCTTACTGCCACCAGTATCTTGAATAATCCTATAGTCAAGGCACGATATGAGCTGTATGTGAAG GGTGAAAATCCATTCGAAATGAATGATCaggtgcaggagcagcaggcagaagaagaggagaaagctgATGAACCAGCTGAggctgaggaagaagaggaggaagaagaggaagaagaaactgaagagcaAACTGACTTCACTTTAGACCACACTGAAGATAACTGA
- the ZNF326 gene encoding DBIRD complex subunit ZNF326 isoform X4 translates to MFGPYESYDSGSSLGGRDLYRSGYGYNEPEQSRFGGSYGGRFDNSYRNSLDSFGGRNQGGSSWEAPYSRSKLRPGFMEDRGRESYSSYSSFSSPHMKPAPVGSRGRGTPAYPESGFGSRNYDAFGGPSTGRGRGRGHMGDFGGMHRPGIVVDYHNKPSPAAVAARGIKRKMIPQPYNKPGGTFVKKPKMTKPVLKLSQKKSPNMKTSFQDSAVEEIEVDTSGAVVIYEDFTRDAYDLGYQTFGDGKGEGKSEEEEKRRIEARREKQRRRREKNSEKYGDGYRMAFTCSFCKFRTFEEKEIESHLESAAHQETLDHIQKQTKFDKIVMEFLHECMVNKFKKTAMRKQQTSNQTENAQAAEKDIMEGVTADDHMMKVETVHCSACSVYVPALHSSVQQHLKSPDHTKGKQAYREQIKRESVLTATSILNNPIVKARYELYVKGENPFEMNDQVQEQQAEEEEKADEPAEAEEEEEEEEEEETEEQTDFTLDHTEDN, encoded by the exons at GTTTGGACCTTATGAGTCTTACGACTCCGGGTCTTCTCTGGGTGGGCGAGATCTGTACAGATCTGGCTATGGTTATAATGAACCCGAACAAAGCCGCTTCGGAGGTAGTTATGGTGGTCGATTTGACAACTCCTACCGGAATAGCCTTGACTCTTTCGGAGGTAGAAACCAGGGCGGGTCTAGCTGGGAAGCACCTTACTCCCGTTCAAAATTGAGGCCTGGGTTTATGGAggacagaggaagagagagtTACTCTTCCTACAGCAGTTTTTCTTCACCCCATATGAAGCCTGCACCTGTAGGCTCTCGGGGGAGAGGAACGCCTGCTTATCCTGAAAGTGGATTTGGAAGCAGAAACTATGATGCTTTTGGAGGACCATCAACAGGCAGAGGCCGAGGCCGAGGA CATATGGGAGACTTTGGAGGAATGCACAGACCTGGAATTGTTGTTGACTATCATAACAAACCCAGTCCTGCAGCAGTTGCTGCACGagggataaaaagaaaaatgataccaCAGCCATATAACAAACCTGGTGGGACGTTTGTTAAGAAACCCAAAATGACAAAACCTGTTTTGAAGCTGAGCCAGAAGAAATCACCTA ACATGAAGACATCTTTCCAGGATTCTGCTGTAGAG GAAATTGAAGTGGACACAAGTGGTGCAGTTGTTATATATGAAGACTTTACAAGAGATGCTTATGATCTTGGGTATCAGACTTTTGGAG ATGGCAAAGGAGAAGGTAAaagtgaggaagaagaaaagcgACGAATTGAGGCcagaagagagaagcaaaggCGTAGAAGGGAAAAGAACAGTGAAAAATATGGTGATGGATACAG AATGGCATTTACTTGCTCATTTTGCAAATTTCgaacatttgaagaaaaagaaattgaatcACATCTGGAGAGTGCAGCTCATCAGGAAACATTGGATCATATCCAGAAGCAAACCAAATTTGACAAAATAGTGATGGAATTTCTTCAT GAGTGTATGGTGAATAAATTCAAGAAGACAGCTATGCGTAAACAACAGACAAGTaaccaaacagaaaatgctcaagctgctgaaaaagataTCATGGAag GGGTTACAGCTGATGACCATATGATGAAAGTTGAGACTGTTCACTGCAGTGCTTGCAGTGTATATGTTCCTGCATTACACAGTTCTGTTCAGCAGCACTTAAAATCTCCTGatcacacaaaaggaaaacaa GCCTACagagaacaaataaaaagagagagtgTTCTTACTGCCACCAGTATCTTGAATAATCCTATAGTCAAGGCACGATATGAGCTGTATGTGAAG GGTGAAAATCCATTCGAAATGAATGATCaggtgcaggagcagcaggcagaagaagaggagaaagctgATGAACCAGCTGAggctgaggaagaagaggaggaagaagaggaagaagaaactgaagagcaAACTGACTTCACTTTAGACCACACTGAAGATAACTGA
- the ZNF326 gene encoding DBIRD complex subunit ZNF326 isoform X1 yields the protein MDYGEAEDRDWRFPDTPMHCGVNMPSGSVSDMDRDYGHGGYGGPRSMDSYLNQSYGMESHGGGGGGGGGGGNRFGPYESYDSGSSLGGRDLYRSGYGYNEPEQSRFGGSYGGRFDNSYRNSLDSFGGRNQGGSSWEAPYSRSKLRPGFMEDRGRESYSSYSSFSSPHMKPAPVGSRGRGTPAYPESGFGSRNYDAFGGPSTGRGRGRGHMGDFGGMHRPGIVVDYHNKPSPAAVAARGIKRKMIPQPYNKPGGTFVKKPKMTKPVLKLSQKKSPNMKTSFQDSAVEEIEVDTSGAVVIYEDFTRDAYDLGYQTFGDGKGEGKSEEEEKRRIEARREKQRRRREKNSEKYGDGYRMAFTCSFCKFRTFEEKEIESHLESAAHQETLDHIQKQTKFDKIVMEFLHECMVNKFKKTAMRKQQTSNQTENAQAAEKDIMEGVTADDHMMKVETVHCSACSVYVPALHSSVQQHLKSPDHTKGKQAYREQIKRESVLTATSILNNPIVKARYELYVKGENPFEMNDQVQEQQAEEEEKADEPAEAEEEEEEEEEEETEEQTDFTLDHTEDN from the exons ACATGGACCGTGATTATGGGCATGGAGGCTATGGTGGCCCACGATCCATGGACTCTTACCTTAACCAATCCTATGGGATGGAGAGTCATGGAGGTGGAGGcggaggaggtggtggtggtggtaacAG GTTTGGACCTTATGAGTCTTACGACTCCGGGTCTTCTCTGGGTGGGCGAGATCTGTACAGATCTGGCTATGGTTATAATGAACCCGAACAAAGCCGCTTCGGAGGTAGTTATGGTGGTCGATTTGACAACTCCTACCGGAATAGCCTTGACTCTTTCGGAGGTAGAAACCAGGGCGGGTCTAGCTGGGAAGCACCTTACTCCCGTTCAAAATTGAGGCCTGGGTTTATGGAggacagaggaagagagagtTACTCTTCCTACAGCAGTTTTTCTTCACCCCATATGAAGCCTGCACCTGTAGGCTCTCGGGGGAGAGGAACGCCTGCTTATCCTGAAAGTGGATTTGGAAGCAGAAACTATGATGCTTTTGGAGGACCATCAACAGGCAGAGGCCGAGGCCGAGGA CATATGGGAGACTTTGGAGGAATGCACAGACCTGGAATTGTTGTTGACTATCATAACAAACCCAGTCCTGCAGCAGTTGCTGCACGagggataaaaagaaaaatgataccaCAGCCATATAACAAACCTGGTGGGACGTTTGTTAAGAAACCCAAAATGACAAAACCTGTTTTGAAGCTGAGCCAGAAGAAATCACCTA ACATGAAGACATCTTTCCAGGATTCTGCTGTAGAG GAAATTGAAGTGGACACAAGTGGTGCAGTTGTTATATATGAAGACTTTACAAGAGATGCTTATGATCTTGGGTATCAGACTTTTGGAG ATGGCAAAGGAGAAGGTAAaagtgaggaagaagaaaagcgACGAATTGAGGCcagaagagagaagcaaaggCGTAGAAGGGAAAAGAACAGTGAAAAATATGGTGATGGATACAG AATGGCATTTACTTGCTCATTTTGCAAATTTCgaacatttgaagaaaaagaaattgaatcACATCTGGAGAGTGCAGCTCATCAGGAAACATTGGATCATATCCAGAAGCAAACCAAATTTGACAAAATAGTGATGGAATTTCTTCAT GAGTGTATGGTGAATAAATTCAAGAAGACAGCTATGCGTAAACAACAGACAAGTaaccaaacagaaaatgctcaagctgctgaaaaagataTCATGGAag GGGTTACAGCTGATGACCATATGATGAAAGTTGAGACTGTTCACTGCAGTGCTTGCAGTGTATATGTTCCTGCATTACACAGTTCTGTTCAGCAGCACTTAAAATCTCCTGatcacacaaaaggaaaacaa GCCTACagagaacaaataaaaagagagagtgTTCTTACTGCCACCAGTATCTTGAATAATCCTATAGTCAAGGCACGATATGAGCTGTATGTGAAG GGTGAAAATCCATTCGAAATGAATGATCaggtgcaggagcagcaggcagaagaagaggagaaagctgATGAACCAGCTGAggctgaggaagaagaggaggaagaagaggaagaagaaactgaagagcaAACTGACTTCACTTTAGACCACACTGAAGATAACTGA